In Motacilla alba alba isolate MOTALB_02 chromosome 2, Motacilla_alba_V1.0_pri, whole genome shotgun sequence, the DNA window ACTCGATGGCGAGGGGGCTCGTGGGCAGCTCCGCGCTCATGGCCAGCTCCGAGGCCATCTCAGTCCATGGAGGGACCGGGGGGGGAGCCCCCGGGCACCGCCGCTCACCGAGGGTCCCGCGGGCTCCGGGAGCCTCCTCCGAGCGGGCTCCGGCGCAAGCGGCTGCCCAGACCGGGCTCCGGGACCCTCCGATGGGGCTTTGCCGGGCTCCTGGAACTCCCGACGGGACTTTGCGGTCGGATTCAGCCGGGCTACGGGACCTTCAAACGGAGCTCTGCAGTGGCGTTCAGCAGGGCTCCGGGACGCTCCGACCGGGATCCGCTGCGGGGCTCCGCCGGGCTCCGGGACGCTCCGATAGGACTTTGAGAGGAGGTTTAGCGGCGTCCGAGGTGCGGCTCTGCTGCGGGGCTCAGCCGGGCTCCGGGACCCTCCGCCGGGGATCTGCTGCGGGGCTCAGCCGGGCTCCGGGACCCTCCGCCGGGGCTCTGCTGCGGGGCTCAGCCGGGCTCCGGGACCCTCCGCCGGGGCTCTGCTGCGGGGCTCAGCCGGGCTCCGGGACCCTCCGCCGGGACTTTGCGCTGCGGTTCAGCCGGGCTCCGGGACGGGGCTCCGGGACCCCCAGCCGGGGCTCCGCTGAGGGCTGCGGGGCAGCCACCTCTCTCCGTCGGGGCTCGGCTCCGCTCCGCAGCCGGGCTCCGCTGCTGCGCTCCGGGACCCTCCTCCGAGCGCCACGGCTCTGCGCTCGGGCCGGGCGGGCTCCGCCGCTGCCTGCGGCCGGTTCCCAATGGCGAGGAGCGGGCAGCGCCCTGCCCGCCCCTTCCTGCCTCCCCTGGCACCTGCCCCGGCCCCACCTCCCCGGGCTCCGAGccttctcctgcctcctcctcctcccgccggGACACGGCGCCCTGGGGGCGGGGGCCGCTCCCCTGCCCGCCCCTACCCGTGaccggcgccgccgccgccgggagcTCAATGGAACTCGCCGCTTTTTATACGGGGAAAACGAGGCACGGCCCCGCCTGCTGAGGCGAGGCTAAGCGCTTCCAGCCTATCGGCACCCCGAGATCCCGCTTGGATTTTCATATCCCCATGGCAACGCCCCCGGGGCAGCTGTCAATCTCTAGAGGCGGGGAACGGTCCGGGTACCCCCTGGACCCTCTCGGCCCCCGCATCCCGACGTGGCGCTTCAGCTCCCACCCTCCGCCCCGAACTGAgtgtggagagaggagaaacATCCTAGAAGTGCTGGTTTCCTACTGCCCAAAAAGGGGAAATATCCAAAAAGGAGTTACTGAGCCTAAACCGGGTTTGGTGCCGCCTCGCTGAAGGACCACAGCGGCGGAATGCAGCCCCTTCCTCACCTCAGGAGCACCCCAGGATCCTTCCCGGCGCACTTCCATCCTTgaagaaagacaaataaatatgattttgaGGATTTTTCGGGATTTTCCAGCGTCAGGCCGCAGCCACGTGCACCTCTGTACTCCAGTGCTGCCTCTGGTTTCGGAGGTGGCATCGCACCTAGCGCAGGTGACATCCACACCTGACACATGAACGGGAGTGTCACCAGATGGAGGACCAGGactgccagcccagcacctgGAAAAGGTGCCCCTGGcacccagaggcagcaggtcagggtttttttggggtgctCATGCCCCCCCTGCATGAGGCCCTGGTTGggatgtggctgtgctgctccatccGCAACCCCATGGCTGCTGCggcctgggaggagcaggactgggaaactgaggcacggggcAGTTGCCACAGAGTGGTCCCACCTAATCCCGAGAGATGAGCAGGTTCACCCCACAGAGGCTGGCAACACCCACCCCCTCACCCCCTGGGGGTCCAGGATTGTCTCTGTCACCCGCAGGATGCATCCTGGGTCCCTCTGCATCCCACCCTACTGTGTCCCACTGGCAGCTCCTCGGGATGTGGGGGGTGACATTCCCCTCATCCCGTCAAGGGCTGCTTGGGgacttggggacaggggacactgctCTCCATGGCTGCTAACTGACCCTTTGGATATAGGGtcaaacaaatgcaaaaaagacattttttgagGATGAAAACCTTTATCCCACTGCAACTCCAGCAATTAAAATCCCACATTATTGCTTATGCTGGATCTGGCCTCTGGGGAGGGTCCATCTTTCTGCTGCTAATTGGGTCAGGGCAGAGGGGGCATTTATTCCCCTTGGGAAGGGTCATGGATGCAGGCAAAGCCCTAAACATGACCCTTATTCCCTGGTGATCCTGGATGTTATCCCATATTGGACACAGATAGCCCACTTTGGAGTCCCCAGACTTGGGCATGACTTGAGGGAGGGGGCAAAGAAGCGGAcaacaaaaaagcttttttgtgTGGTGGTTTTAACCCTTTTTGCCTTCTTGTGTCACCCTAAATCCATCATCATCCCATCTGTGTAGCAGGATACTGGGATCCTGCACTGGGAAAAGATGGGGCACCACCTCCTTTCCCCTGGCACCACAATCCTCCCTAGAGCTGCTCCACCCTGGGGGCACCTGGcccccaccagcagctgccacccaagctgggacaggagccacCAAGGGATtagggccgggccgggctccaATGGGGCCGTGGCTCCCCAGCGACACCCCCGGGGTATTTTTAGGAAATGCCCGTGGCATGTCCCCAACCCTCCCCGCCACGCCAGGCCCGTCAGCTAAGTTTACTCACAGGCGGTCAAGTGACATAACCAGGTTGGTGGCCTCGGCATGGTGGCAGGATGGCGTCACCTTTCACTTTTAGAGCTCGTGTGCCCCATCC includes these proteins:
- the LOC119698180 gene encoding translation initiation factor IF-2-like isoform X1; this translates as MEGPGGEPPGTAAHRGSRGLREPPPSGLRRKRLPRPGSGTLRWGFAGLLELPTGLCGRIQPGYGTFKRSSAVAFSRAPGRSDRDPLRGSAGLRDAPPGLCCGAQPGSGTLRRGSAAGLSRAPGPSAGTLRCGSAGLRDGAPGPPAGAPLRAAGQPPLSVGARLRSAAGLRCCAPGPSSERHGSALGPGGLRRCLRPVPNGEERAAPCPPLPASPGTCPGPTSPGSEPSPASSSSRRDTAPWGRGPLPCPPLPVTGAAAAGSSMELAAFYTGKTRHGPAC
- the LOC119698180 gene encoding uncharacterized protein LOC119698180 isoform X2, with the translated sequence MEGPGGEPPGTAAHRGSRGLREPPPSGLRRKRLPRPGSGTLRWGFAGLLELPTGLCGRIQPGYGTFKRSSAVAFSRAPGRSDRDPLRGSAGLRDAPPGLCCGAQPGSGTLRRDFALRFSRAPGRGSGTPSRGSAEGCGAATSLRRGSAPLRSRAPLLRSGTLLRAPRLCARAGRAPPLPAAGSQWRGAGSALPAPSCLPWHLPRPHLPGLRAFSCLLLLPPGHGALGAGAAPLPAPTRDRRRRRRELNGTRRFLYGENEARPRLLRRG